In the Gossypium arboreum isolate Shixiya-1 chromosome 10, ASM2569848v2, whole genome shotgun sequence genome, one interval contains:
- the LOC108465281 gene encoding putative disease resistance RPP13-like protein 1 isoform X1 translates to MKEQLVKDWLIDLQNLAFDVEDVLDEFATQIDRRNLMMERRGSSSKRSRLNIPSSFNDVLFNRDIMSKIRDLTAKLKDLEPQRSKLDLRMTDCERPTRLEERLQPTSLEIENHVYDRDKDKQTILDLILQSDDERNYVIPIVGMGGIGKTTLAQLVYNNASIQHHFDLKAWACVSDDFDVLRITKEILQSVTSKPCNENYLNKVQEKLQKELSGKKFLIVLDDVWNENYHDWTILQSPFKTRTQESKIIVTTRNHGVSSTMGALHAHSLELLSTDDCLSVFAQHALGARDFEGHPSLKEVDEKMVRKCNGLPLAAKTLGGLLRTNVDLHAWEDMLESEIWKLSKDQSRIIPALQLFLSQMRQNSLSNKMMQN, encoded by the exons ATGAAAGAGCAGCTGGTGAAAGACTGGTTGATCGACCTCCAAAACTTGGCATTCGATGTGGAGGATGTTCTGGACGAGTTTGCAACCCAAATTGACAGGCGCAATCTGATGATGGAACGTCGAGGCAGCTCAAGTAAGAGATCCAGACTCAATATTCCTTCTTCATTCAATGATGTTCTGTTTAACAGAGATATAATGTCCAAGATAAGGGATCTTACGGCCAAATTGAAAGATTTGGAACCTCAGAGAAGCAAGTTAGACTTAAGAATGACTGATTGCGAAAGACCCACAAGACTAGAAGAAAGACTGCAGCCTACTTCTTTGGAGATTGAAAATCATGTGTATGACAGAGACAAAGACAAACAGACAATTCTTGATTTGATCTTGCAGAGTGACGACGAAAGAAATTATGTGATTCCCATCGTTGGGATGGGTGGGATTGGTAAGACAACCCTTGCCCAGCTTGTTTACAATAATGCTTCCATTCAACATCATTTTGACCTCAAAGCATGGGCTTGCGTTTctgatgattttgatgttttgagaaTAACAAAGGAAATCTTGCAATCAGTCACTTCCAAGCCATGCAATGAAAATTATTTGAATAAAGTTCAAGAAAAGTTACAGAAGGAGTTGTCCGGGAAAAAATTCTTAATTGTTTTAGATGATGTCTGGAATGAGAATTATCATGACTGGACTATCTTACAATCTCCTTTCAAAACAAGGACCCAAGAAAGCAAAATTATTGTGACAACAAGAAACCACGGTGTTTCCTCAACAATGGGTGCCTTGCATGCTCATTCCTTAGAGCTTTTGTCAACTGATGATTGTTTGTCTGTATTTGCTCAACATGCACTGGGAGCAAGGGACTTTGAAGGACATCCAAGCCTAAAGGAAGTTGATGAGAAGATGGTGAGAAAATGCAACGGTTTGCCTTTAGCTGCTAAAACCCTCGGTGGCTTATTGCGCACTAATGTAGACCTTCATGCTTGGGAAGATATGTTAGAGAGCGAGATATGGAAGCTATCTAAAGATCAGTCAAGAATAATCCCAGCTCTACAG TTGTTCCTCTCTCAAATGCGACAAAACAGTCTCTCCAACAAAATGATGCAAAACTGA
- the LOC108465281 gene encoding putative disease resistance protein At3g14460 isoform X2, with product MQLKIPSSTVNMTIKNCERLEKLSTTLYSLTLLMKLDLIDCPKLISLARSNLPSKLKVLGIYHCKNLQCLLLDEGEDVDSNNACVLEKLHISLCESLKRINRRELPSTLKTLEIEECPKLESISQEIQDNSSLESIDISECDMLKGLPQGLNKLKYCKLIWINNCSNLISLGESGLPTTNLEVLRLCSCRRLQALPGNMHSLNALKELEIRDFPNVTSILEEGIPTHLTSLTIGGPNIWKAILERDLHTLTCLKYLSISNGYPDAVSFPRDEIGVTLPSSLTHVHIKNFPKLEWRAYPPKAFATSLLSSGWLSQITQTSRLFRETTCFLRFWAKDLVVSNDGRTVQKG from the coding sequence ATGCAATTGAAGATTCCTTCTAGCACTGTAAATATGACAATAAAGAATTGTGAAAGGCTAGAAAAACTATCGACAACCTTGTACTCCCTCACATTACTTATGAAATTAGATCTTATCGATTGCCCAAAATTGATTTCTCTTGCAAGGAGCAATTTGCCTTCGAAACTGAAAGTGCTAGGCATTTATCATTGTAAAAATTTGCAATGTTTATTGTTGGATGAAGGAGAGGATGTTGACTCCAACAATGCATGTGTTCTTGAGAAGTTGCATATTTCCCTTTGTGAATCTCTAAAGAGAATAAATAGAAGAGAGTTGCCCTCCACACTGAAAACACTTGAAATAGAAGAGTGTCCAAAGCTAGAGTCCATATCCCAAGAAATTCAAGATAACTCTTCTCTTGAATCTATTGATATCTCTGAATGTGATATGCTTAAGGGTTTACCTCAAGGATTGAACAAGCTCAAGTATTGCAAGCTAATATGGATAAATAATTGTTCAAATTTGATTTCCTTAGGAGAGAGTGGTTTGCCTACCACAAACCTTGAAGTGCTCCGCCTTTGCTCTTGTAGACGTCTCCAAGCTTTGCCTGGGAATATGCACAGTCTCAACGCTCTAAAAGAATTAGAAATAAGGGATTTTCCAAATGTGACATCCATTCTGGAAGAGGGGATTCCTACCCATCTCACATCGCTTACAATTGGTGGACCCAATATCTGGAAGGCAATACTTGAGAGGGATTTGCATACACTCACTTGTCTTAAATATCTCTCCATATCAAATGGGTATCCTGATGCAGTGTCATTTCCTCGAGATGAGATAGGAGTCACACTGCCCTCCTCTCTCACACATGTCCACATCAAGAATTTCCCAAAACTGGAGTGGAGAGCCTATCCTCCAAAGGCTTTCGCAACCTCACTTCTCTCCAGTGGTTGGCTATCGCAAATTACCCAAACCTCAAGACTCTTCCGGGAAACAACATGCTTTCTTCGCTTTTGGGCTAAAGATCTTGTGGTGTCCAATGATGGGAGAACGGTGCAAAAGGGATGA